The sequence TGAAGATTTAGAGCAAGCGATTGCAAAGGCCACAGGTTTAACGTCCCTTTAATCTAGGAATTAACAATATATTGAAATATGATTCGTCTAATTGACACCCTATATATAACGTGATACCATATCTTCTATGAATCTTTCGTAATAGTATATCGGAATAGGAATATATAACTCTTATCAAGAGAGGTGGAGGGATGTGCCCGATGAAGCCCGGCAACCGTCAATTTTTGTTGACATGGTGCCAAATCACACAAAGCAAAGGGCTTTGACAGATGGGAGAAAGGTCATTTGAAAATGCCTTTCTGCTCAGGTGAAGCAGAAAGGCATTTTATGTGCCATTATATGTATGTAGCGATGTACGAAATGTCTTTAAAAGAAGGTGAGCGGTCACGATGATTACAATCAAAAATGTACAAAAGATATTTTCTACCAGGCAAGGAAATGTTACAGCTGTCTCAGATGTGAATTTGGAAATTAATAACGGAGAAATTTTCGGGGTTATTGGATATAGTGGTGCAGGAAAAAGTACGTTAATTAGAATGTTGAACGGGCTTGAAATTCCAACCGATGGTACAGTAACGGTAGCGGACAAGCAAATATCTCATATAAAAGGTGGAGCATTAAGAGCGGCTCGCCAGGAAATCAGTATGATATTTCAACATTTCAATTTATTGTGGTCCAGAACTGTAAGAGAAAACATTGCTTTTCCGCTAGAAATTGCTGGAATCCCAAAGCAAAAAAGAAAACAACGAGTGGACGAACTAATTCAACTAGTTGGATTAGAAGGCAGAGAGGACTCTTATCCATCCCAGCTTAGTGGTGGGCAAAAACAACGGGTAGGAATTGCGAGGGCGCTTGCTAATAACCCTAAAGTGCTGCTCTGTGATGAAGCAACATCTGCTTTGGATCCGGAAACAACAGACTCTATTCTAGAATTGTTAGTTGATATTAATAAAAAATTAGGCTTAACAATTGTGTTAATTACTCATGAAATGCACGTTATTCGTAAAATATGCCATCGTGTAGCCGTTATGGAAAACGGTAAAGTTGTTGAAGTAGGACCTGTCTTGGAAGTATTTAAAGAACCAAAACAAACAATTACTAAACGCTTTGTCCAACAAGTAACAGAACCCGAAGAAACGAAGGAAACCATTCAACATTTACTTCAGAATATTCGTTCCGGAAAAGTGATTCAGCTCACATTTGTTGGCGAAGGAACGGAACAGCCATTAATGACTAATTTAATCCGAAATTTTGATGTGACTGTAAATATTCTTCAAGGAAAAATATCTCAAACACGAGAAGGTCAATATGGTTCTTTATTTATCCATATTGATGGAAAAGATGATGTTATAAATAATGCTCTTGACTTTATAGAATCCCAGCAAGTTGCTGTGGAGGTGGTTTCACATGCTTAACGGGTTGTTTCCAAATGTCAACTTAGACAAAGCTATTGATAAAACAATTGAGACCCTCTATATGACAGGATATTCACTTGTTTTTATCATTATAATTGGAATTGCTTTAGGTTTGTTACTGTTTTTAACATCAGACGGGAATCTTTGGCAAAATAAATTCATTAACTCGATTGTCGCAGCAATTGTAAATATATTTAGATCGATTCCCTTTGTAATATTAATTGTTCTATTAATTCCTTTCACAAAGGTCATAGTTGGTTCGATGATTGGAAAGGAAGCGGCTTTACCTGCGTTAATTATTGGGTCCGCACCATTTTATGCAAGAATGGTTGAAATAGGTTTGCGTGAAATTGATAAAGGGGTTATTGAGGCTGCTAGATCGATGGGAGCAAAAACGAGTACGATTATTTTTAAAGTGCTGCTTCCAGAGTCCATGCCAGCCATTGTATCGGGAATTACTGTCACAACCATTGCTCTTATAGGTTATACGGCTATTGCGGGCGTTATTGGTGCTGGTGGCTTAGGAGACTATGCATACTTAGATGGTTTTTCGCGAGGACAAAGTGATGTTACATTATTTGCTACAATCATTATTTTAATCATTGTATTTATTGTCCAATATCTTGGAGATACATTAACAAGAAAAATAGATAAAAGATAGGAAAGGGGAAAAATAATGAAAAAATTATTTTTACTATTATTTAGTGCTTTATTAGTATTAGTACTTGCGGCTTGCGGTAATTCTAATGAAGAAAATGCAAGTGAAGGTAGTGAAGGTACAAAATCAATTAAAATTGGAGCAACTAATGCACCACATGCTGAAATTCTTGAACAAGCTAAACCTTTATTGGAAGAGCAAGGAATTGAGTTAGATATTCAGACGTTTAGTAAATATGAATTAATTAATCCAGCTCTAAATGATGGAGATCTAGATGCGAACTTTTTCCAACATATCCCTTATTTAAATACAGAAGTAACGGAAAAAGGTTATGAGATTGTTAATGCTGGCGGCGTTCATATTGAGCCGATTGGAATTTATTCTAAAAAATTTAAAACTAAAGAAGAGATTGAAGATGGGGCTACAGTAATAATGAGCAGTAGTGTCCCTGATCACGGACGTATTTTAGCCTTGTTTGAAGCAGAAGGATTAATTACACTAAAAGATGGTATTGATAAAACAGCAGCAACTTTAGAGGATATCGTTGAAAATCCAAAAAACTTAAAGTTTGAATATGATTATGCTCCTGATATTCTTCCGTCAGTTTATAATAACGATGAGGGTGACCTAGTTGTTATTAACTCCAATTATGCGATACAAAATGGGATCAATCCAATTGAAGATTCACTTGTAATTGAATCAGGGGAAAACAATCCATACGTAAATGTAATTGCTGTGAAAGAAGGCAATGAAGACAAAGAGGAAATTAAAGCACTTATAGACGTGTTGAATTCCCAAGAAGTTAAAGATTTTATTCTTGAAAAATATGAAGGAGCAGTACTTCCTGCTACCGAATAACGAATTAAAGCCATGGTTTCATAA is a genomic window of Niallia sp. XMNu-256 containing:
- a CDS encoding methionine ABC transporter ATP-binding protein, with the protein product MITIKNVQKIFSTRQGNVTAVSDVNLEINNGEIFGVIGYSGAGKSTLIRMLNGLEIPTDGTVTVADKQISHIKGGALRAARQEISMIFQHFNLLWSRTVRENIAFPLEIAGIPKQKRKQRVDELIQLVGLEGREDSYPSQLSGGQKQRVGIARALANNPKVLLCDEATSALDPETTDSILELLVDINKKLGLTIVLITHEMHVIRKICHRVAVMENGKVVEVGPVLEVFKEPKQTITKRFVQQVTEPEETKETIQHLLQNIRSGKVIQLTFVGEGTEQPLMTNLIRNFDVTVNILQGKISQTREGQYGSLFIHIDGKDDVINNALDFIESQQVAVEVVSHA
- a CDS encoding MetQ/NlpA family ABC transporter substrate-binding protein, which codes for MKKLFLLLFSALLVLVLAACGNSNEENASEGSEGTKSIKIGATNAPHAEILEQAKPLLEEQGIELDIQTFSKYELINPALNDGDLDANFFQHIPYLNTEVTEKGYEIVNAGGVHIEPIGIYSKKFKTKEEIEDGATVIMSSSVPDHGRILALFEAEGLITLKDGIDKTAATLEDIVENPKNLKFEYDYAPDILPSVYNNDEGDLVVINSNYAIQNGINPIEDSLVIESGENNPYVNVIAVKEGNEDKEEIKALIDVLNSQEVKDFILEKYEGAVLPATE
- a CDS encoding methionine ABC transporter permease, translating into MLNGLFPNVNLDKAIDKTIETLYMTGYSLVFIIIIGIALGLLLFLTSDGNLWQNKFINSIVAAIVNIFRSIPFVILIVLLIPFTKVIVGSMIGKEAALPALIIGSAPFYARMVEIGLREIDKGVIEAARSMGAKTSTIIFKVLLPESMPAIVSGITVTTIALIGYTAIAGVIGAGGLGDYAYLDGFSRGQSDVTLFATIIILIIVFIVQYLGDTLTRKIDKR